GCTTGATGCTCAACATACTTTGTGACGATTTCACCACCTCTGTAAAATTTATAAGTTTCAGATTGGTATGGTTTATTAGCAATCATAGGTACAAGTAAATCACTCCAATAGGAATTATTTCCACCCACATTGTCTCTTACATCAATAATTAGCACTTTATAGTTTTTAATTTGGTCTAAGTATCCCTTAATAAGTTCCTCATCACTTTTTCTTTGGTAGGGTTGAATCATTGATGGAATAGTAATATGTGCAACTTTATCCTTTATGATATCTTGAACCCTTGCATTGCTTATCCCTTGGTTTTCTTCAGCATCTTCTTCTTTGTTTTTTAGCTCCCCAACCTTAAACTCCTCTAATTCATATCTCTCTGTTACAAGACTATTATTTAGATTTTCGAAAGGCATTTTACGCCAATTTTCAGGGTACTGCATTAACACATAATCATATACTTCTCTAACAAATTCAACAAAATTCCCATCAATTATATCAGTATGGTTATCATTAAGATCTCGTAAAATTAAATTCATAGCATCATAGAATTCACTATCGCTTTGAGTGTCCATAATCCACTCTCTATACAAGTCTTTATTGTTAACCCAATCTATACCATGGATTCGCCTATTTACTTCTAAATAAGGATAATTTTCCGTTATTACTTTAAATAGATACTCAAAATCCTCTAATTTTTCTTCTATAGTCAACTCTTCTAAAGTGTTAATTTCCTCGGCTTCTACCTCTTTTTCTATAGATTCCTGAAAATTAGTACTTATACTACACCCTACTAAAAACACTACTAATAATACTGCAACTAAAATTGATTTGAATAGTTTCATCGTTCATTCTCCTAATTAAAATAAGTATTATTTTTAATTACCTTGGATACCTAAGTCTAAAAAACTATTTGCTTGTAATTATACAAAGTTACTAATAATTTTTCAAACGCAACTTTCTACAAAAAATTCCAATATTATATGATAATATCATTATTTCATCATATTTTCTACTCTTGACATAAAGTCGAAACTATACTCTACCCTCTCTTTATAGCTCAATTTGTCTATCTTTACCTATCTCTGAAATGGATATAACACAAGGACTTTAGTCTTGTTTTTTAAATTTATCTTGACAAACACAATTAAGCATGACATTTTCAAGAAATATGTCTGGCAAATGGATCACAACATGGGGAACAATCATCATGAAATAACAAGTAAATTTTTCTAGCTTTGTATTTACTTCTCCTTTTAAAAGATATAGGCAAAAAGAATATATAAGGGCCCTATAAGCAATCTCTTCAAGTATCGCAGGGCTTAATGCTATTGTAAAGGCAAGAATATTAAACTGAAATTCTAATGTTTCAGAGGAAAGAAACAAGTTAACTATACCCAAAACGATTCCAATGATAAGGCCGATACAAATAGTGAAGAAAATAGATTTTACACTATCTGTATTTAAAAACTTCAACCCATTTGATTGATATTTATTAGATATACTTAAAGTAGCCATGCTTGATAGAAATAAAACTAGAAAAATCCTTACTGAAAAAACAGATATCCCTTGATAGGCAATAAACATTATAGAAGCCAGAAAAAATGAGATCAAGATTTGTTTTAAATTTGGAAGCCCTTTTTTTATAAGAATTATTACTGACATTATAAATACACAAGCACGTAAAAATAACCATATCCTTTGTGTATATATCTCTTTTATTCTGTAATCGCATAAAAGCTACAATCATATTCACTCAATTTTTATAGCCATGCTTTTTGTTAATAAACGAATAATACCTAAACCTATAACAATTAATATAAAATTAAGGACAAAAGCTAAGTGATAAGACATATCTATCCAGATTACCATTCCACTTAAAGGCCAGAGAAGTTCTGACATCCATATTAATTCTATAAAAATGATATATAAAAGAGCAACAATAATAGACAGTGCCCTCATCCTCCTGCGATAAAAAGCAATAGCAATAAATCCGCTAGCTAGATAGTAAGAAAAAAGCATCATACTAGATCCCAATATTGGTATAAGCCATTCTGAATTAGTTTCTATAAAGCTAGCTGTATTTACAACGAAAGTATATCCTGTATAGTTATCAAGAAAAGTAAGCACTCCTGTAAAGATAGCTGCCAGGATCATAATACTGAATGATATTCCTAAAGTTGATATTGCTGAAGCATAAAAATAATCTCTTCGAGTAATACCGGCATTCCTTATATAATTTGCAAATTCAAAGCAAGTAAAGATAACAATAACAATCATAACGAATCTAGCGGCTGAAAATGTAAAATCAAAAAAGTTAATGTTCTGTTTATTAGAAACAAAAAAAATTCCTATATTAGCTGAAATCAGTGGCAAAAGAGCTAGCTTCATTTGAAGATAAAACAAATCCAAAGATAATTTTACTTTATTAGAATTACTTTTTAATATCATAGTTTCTCTCCTCCTGTGTTAAATGTATAAATAAATCCTGAAGTGATACTGGCCCTATTTCCAAACCCTTTTGCTCAGCTTCAGAGATTTTTTCTTGACTAAGTTCTCCATATATCATTACTGATTTAGTACCCCCAAGTTGCTGCTTGTTTAATATTTTCATATCAGTTACAAAATTATCTACCACAGAGGCTTTGCCAATAATAGAAGCTCCTCGTTCAATTACTTCATCATAAGCTTCATTTATAATTAGCTCTCCATGATTCAGAATTAGTACATGGTCAAATAAATAATTCATTTCTGATACTAAATGAGTTGACAATATGAATAGTCTTGGGCTTTCATTTTGTTCTCTTAAAAGTTCGTTATAAAAAAGCTCACGGGTTGCAGCATCCATATTAAGATATATCTCATCAAAAATAGTAATTGGTGATCGAGTGGCCAGACCCATAGTTACATTAAAAGCAGATTGTTTTCCTCTGGAAAAATCACTAATTGATTTATTAAGTGGAAAGTTAAAATACCTTGATAAGTCTTCAGCATATTTGCGATCGAAGTTAGGGCGATAGCGTTCAGCAAATTTAAAACTAAGTTCAGGAGAATTATAAGTATCATCATAAATATAATCATTTATATAGCTGATCTGAGAGATAATCTTCCCATTTTCAAATACTTCTTCACCCGATATTTTTATAGAGCCAGAAGTAGGATAATTAAAAGAAGCTAATAAAGAGAGCAATGAAGTTTTACCAGCCCCATTTCTACCAACAAGACCATATATTTTTCCCTGTGAAAGAGAAAATGAAATATCTTTCAATGCCAGACAATCATTATATTCCAAATATACATTCTTTACATCTATATCAAATCTCATCAAAAAACACGCTCCTTTATTTCTTTTATAATATTACTAATGTCTTTTTCACTTAAATTTAACTTATTTGCTTCTTTAATCATAGGTAATACATACTTTTCAGCAAAGCTGTCTTTGCGTTTTTGCAAAAGTTTTTCCCTTGCACCTTCAGCAACAAACATCCCTACACCTCTTTTCTTATAAACAAGCCCTTCATCAACCAGGATATTAATCCCCTTCGAAACTGTAATATGATTTACTTTGTAAAAATTGACCATTTCATTTGTCGAAGGGATTTGTTCATCTACTTTTAGTTGCTTATTTATAATCTGATCTTCAATCTTATCTTTAATCTGCATATATATTGGTTTTTTATTGTCTAATAACTGGCTCAATAACATTCACCACCTTCATTAATGTTACAACTGCTCTATAAGTCCCTTAAGATAAGTAATTTTATATATTTAAGTTTAATCAGCGTCTTATACTTATATAGTTATATATATAACTATAATACATAGATATTCTTTTGTCAAGTTTTTTCAATTTCAGGATGTTAATTAATAAATAGTAAAACCGTCATCCATATTTTGATATGTGATGACGGTTTTATTTAATAATTTATATTTTTCAATAATCTCAAAAAATTAATTACATGACTTCCTTAAACCAATTAATATCAGCTTAGCTTCTTCCCGGCTTATCTCTCGTCCTTCTTCCCTATATTTGTGAAGCACAGCACTGCTGCCAGAAAATTTTCCCAGGACAAAATCTCTCTTCCTGCCTATATCCTCTGGTGAAAAAGCTTCATAAGTCCTGCTGTCTTTCAAGAGGCCATCTACATGAATTCCTGATTCATGAGAAAAGACTTTTTTTCCTACTATCGGTTTGCTTTCTGATAATAGTCTGCCACTTAATTTCTCTACTTCTCTGGATAAATGCATTAATTTATCCACTTGAATTTTAGTATTGCTTTTTTCAATATATTTTAAAGCCATTACTATCTCTTCCAGGGCAGTATTGCCAGCTCTTTCCCCTAAGCCATTAATAGTACAGCTAATATATTTTGCCCCTGCCTTATAAGCAGCCAATGCATTGGCAGTTGCCATACCAAAATCATTATGTCCATGATAATCAATTTCTGCCTTTATCTCTTTTCTAATAGTAGAGATAGTTTGATGAACCAATAATGGCTCCATGAAACCAACTGTATCCGCATAACGAAGTCGAATCGCTCCAGCATTTAAGGCTGTTTTATAAAATTCCAGTAAAAAGCCCTGATCAGCTCTTGATGCATCTTCAGCTCCCACTGAAACAATACAGTTATTATCAACTGCATATCTTACTACTTCTTCTATGTTTTTCAAAACCCATTCCCTGCTTTTCTTTAATTTATGCTGAATATGAATATCAGAAACTGGTGCAGAAATATGAACAGAGCTTCCTCCAGTCTCAAGTGACTTATCAATATCAGCCAGCACCATCCTATTCCAGGTCAATATCTCAGCCTGTAAATCCATAGCTATTATTTCAGAAATAGTACTTATCTCTTCTTCTCCCATGGCAGGAATACCAACTTCAATTATATCTATTCCCAATTGATCAAGCATTAGGGCTATTCTTATCTTATCTGTTCTGGAAAAAGCAACACCTGCTGTCTGTTCCCCATCTCTTAAAGTTGAATCAATAATATAGAAATCACTCATATTTCTCACCTCTTATTTTAATTTTTTTCTGCTCTACTTAATTCAATAATAAATAAAGGAATTAAAAAAAGAACTAACATTAACACCGCCAGAGAAACAGCCAGATTGATATCCTGCTGAATAAAAGTATAAATGGCAGTAGATAAAGTCTGTGTCCTTCCCTCTAAATTACCTGCAAAAAGCAAAGTGGCTCCAAATTCTCCAGCTGCCCTCAAACAGGCCATAGTCAAACCGGTAAAAAAAGGTCTCCTGCTTAAGGGTAAATAAATATATAGTAGTAAGTCCTTATCACCTGCTCCAGCAATCATTGCTGCTTCCTGGATATCCTGATTGGCGATAACTTGAAAACTATTTTTTAATGACTGGGTAAAAAGTGGTAGCATTACAAAAACCT
This genomic interval from Halanaerobiaceae bacterium ANBcell28 contains the following:
- a CDS encoding ABC transporter ATP-binding protein codes for the protein MRFDIDVKNVYLEYNDCLALKDISFSLSQGKIYGLVGRNGAGKTSLLSLLASFNYPTSGSIKISGEEVFENGKIISQISYINDYIYDDTYNSPELSFKFAERYRPNFDRKYAEDLSRYFNFPLNKSISDFSRGKQSAFNVTMGLATRSPITIFDEIYLNMDAATRELFYNELLREQNESPRLFILSTHLVSEMNYLFDHVLILNHGELIINEAYDEVIERGASIIGKASVVDNFVTDMKILNKQQLGGTKSVMIYGELSQEKISEAEQKGLEIGPVSLQDLFIHLTQEERNYDIKK
- the nifV gene encoding homocitrate synthase is translated as MSDFYIIDSTLRDGEQTAGVAFSRTDKIRIALMLDQLGIDIIEVGIPAMGEEEISTISEIIAMDLQAEILTWNRMVLADIDKSLETGGSSVHISAPVSDIHIQHKLKKSREWVLKNIEEVVRYAVDNNCIVSVGAEDASRADQGFLLEFYKTALNAGAIRLRYADTVGFMEPLLVHQTISTIRKEIKAEIDYHGHNDFGMATANALAAYKAGAKYISCTINGLGERAGNTALEEIVMALKYIEKSNTKIQVDKLMHLSREVEKLSGRLLSESKPIVGKKVFSHESGIHVDGLLKDSRTYEAFSPEDIGRKRDFVLGKFSGSSAVLHKYREEGREISREEAKLILIGLRKSCN
- a CDS encoding GntR family transcriptional regulator, coding for MLLSQLLDNKKPIYMQIKDKIEDQIINKQLKVDEQIPSTNEMVNFYKVNHITVSKGINILVDEGLVYKKRGVGMFVAEGAREKLLQKRKDSFAEKYVLPMIKEANKLNLSEKDISNIIKEIKERVF
- a CDS encoding S41 family peptidase, whose amino-acid sequence is MKLFKSILVAVLLVVFLVGCSISTNFQESIEKEVEAEEINTLEELTIEEKLEDFEYLFKVITENYPYLEVNRRIHGIDWVNNKDLYREWIMDTQSDSEFYDAMNLILRDLNDNHTDIIDGNFVEFVREVYDYVLMQYPENWRKMPFENLNNSLVTERYELEEFKVGELKNKEEDAEENQGISNARVQDIIKDKVAHITIPSMIQPYQRKSDEELIKGYLDQIKNYKVLIIDVRDNVGGNNSYWSDLLVPMIANKPYQSETYKFYRGGEIVTKYVEHQAKYEELEESEIYKISDLDKATLPMLPPEIHDSFEYYRKNTLIIEPNAESIKFKGNVYMLVNGLVYSSADSFAVFAKQSGFATLLGEKTLGGGIGSDPWIEMLPNSGYVFRFTKEMGTTADGTSNAEHKTTPHYEVEGEPMWNDLLNDASVKKILELEGLMLDN